GAAAACAAAAATAGAAGGACATCTAACGGAGCAAAATCCACCCAATTGGCGATGAGTCTTTTCAAACCCTCTTTTGCATGAAATCCGATTCCGATTCCCGCTTCGTTTAACATCAATGCATCGTTCGCTCCGTCTCCAACGGCAACCACTTGGGAATGGGAAATTCCTTCTAGATCTCGAATCATCTTTAAATACTCAAACTTTTTATTTTTATCAACGATATCACCGATCACATTTCCCGAAAGTTGGCCATCTTGTACTTCTAAAACGTTCGCGCGAATTTCATCTATTCCGTATTGTTTCTGAAACATTTCCAAAATGTCCGTAAAACCCCCTGAAAATACCGCGGTCTTACTTCTTTTTTCTTTCAAACCTTTAAGAAGATTTTCGACTCCTACATTCAGCTTCAGTTTCGGATAAAGCTCCGTAAAGATGGAGGAAGAAAGTCCCTTTAAGTAAACACATCTTTTTTTAAGAGCTTCGTGAAAGTCCAAATTTCCTTCCATAGCCTCCTTCGTGACAGAAGCGACTTCTTCGTAAACTCCCGCAAGCTTCGCCAATTCGTCGATGACCTCTTGTTGAATTAAAGTGGAATCCATATCGAAAACGAAAAAACTTTTTTTCTTCGAATCTAAAAGACAATCCACTTGAAGAAGATCTGAATTTCTTTTTGCAAACATTGCTCTCAGTTCGATCAACTCCTGCAAATTCAAATTTCTGGAAATTTTCCATTCTATGCAACTCCACTCTCCCCGAGTACGAACCGAGGCCGAGGAAAGTAAAAAAGTTTCTTCGGATTTGAGAGATACGAAACTTCCGATTCCCAACAGAAGCTCTTTTCGGATTTCATAGGGTTTTTGAGTAAGAATGAGAAGCAATGGAAACCTCTTAGAGATAAGGTAAAAGGATCGGTTTCAATTTTTCGACCCAGACTTTGTATGCGTTTTCGTTCAAGTGAATCTCGTCTCGTTCGAGCCAAAATTCCTGACGAAGAACGGAACGATCTTTTTCCCGAAACCATTGCCAGTTGTCCAAAAAAATTACATTTTCATAAGACTGAATGATAGAAATCCAAGCCAGATTAACCACCGGAGAAATATTGTTTAAACTTCGAGCGCGTACTGGAGGAATTCCTAAGATTACTATTTTTGTCTTGGGAAGAGACCCGGTAAGTTTATCCAAGATTCTAACCAAGTTATTTTCAATCAAATAGAGACATTTTCCCTGAATGAGATCGTTTCCGCCAATTTCTAAAACAATCGCTTTCGGATTTAAAGAAATTACGTCCTCTTCCAATCTTTCCAGAAGAGTTTCTGTCATATCCCCGCCGATTCCTCGATTGACAGCACCTGGAAATTCTTTCGTAAGAATTTCATTCGGAAACAACTGAATCAGAGAATTTCCTACAAAAACCGCGTTTGCCGTTTTGATTTTTTGATTCTCTTCTCGATAAATACTTCTCATTTTGTACCAAAGATTTCGATACTGTTCGAACTTTTCAGAAGAACGATATCCGATCCCCTCCCAGCATTCGAAGTTGGAACTGGTATAATCTGTGTATGATTTTTTAATCAGAACGGAGCAGGAAAGAAAAAGCAAAAGCAAAGAAAGAATGGGAAGACGCTTTGCCAAAGATCTATTATTGTTCCTGCGGTTCTTTCATATGAAAACGTTTGTGCCAATCCGCAATCTGTGCTTGCAAATAATCCTCTGAATCACAAATTCTGAATTCAATGGGGTTGTTGGAGGCGGTATCAATTAGTTTCGCTTCTATATAACCGTTTTTTAACTTATTGATTTCTATTTTATATTTCATCTATTAAACTCCAGTAATGCCAGATTCTTAGATCAATTCAGGCTTTCAATCGATTCTAAGAAAACGAACGACTCTTTTTCAAATCCAAAAAGAATATATCCTACCCCTGACATTTCCATATTGTTTTTCAATTTTTTCAATCCGAAGCTCAAACAAAAAGACGCATAACGTATCCATCGTATGAAGATCGCATTTTTCCCTTTTTAGTCTAAGTCTATCTTAAACCGAATTTCCACTTTTCAAAATCCACTGTGGAAGATTTCAAGCCCCGAATTGGCATATAACAATCTATATTGTTCTCAGACTCAATTTAATAAAAAAAAGTTGCCGGGAAAGCTTAAAAAATACCAAAAACCACTTTTTTAAAGGATTTTTTAGACTTCAAGATTTCTTAAATTTGTAAAGTTCCGGGAAGTTTTTTTCTGAGTAAGGCATTTCCATCTCAGAATTTTCCGGAAGAACTCCTCCATCCACAAGTTCCGGGACAAAACCCGCATCCCGAATCATCGTGACCGTCTCAGCTATCTCCGAGCCTTTTACATTCAAATAACCGGAAGAAAATAAAGAATTAGCGGCAAACAAAGCCATTGCAGAAAGACCTCGGAGATGCCCTTCCCTTCCCGCCGCGATTCGAATCTCCGAATCCGGATTCACTAAACGGAAAAGGCAAAGAATTCTCACACAAAGCTCGGGAGTTAAAATGCTTGGATTTTTGATCGCGTGCCCTTTGACCGGAATGAAAAAATTCACCGGAATCGAAATCACTCGAAAAGACTTAAGCTCAAAAGCCATATCCACTATATCTTGGAACGATTCTCCCATTCCTACGATAACCCCGCTACACATTCCGATCCCTGCCTTGGAAACGAAATCCAAAGTTTGCGTTCTTTGCGAGTAGGTATGAGTATCGCAGATTTCAGGATAGTGATTTTCAGAGGTATTTAGATTGTGATTATAACGATCCAAACCGGCCGATTTTAAAACCTGGGCCTTTTCTTCATCTAACAGACCCGCAGAAAGACAAACTTTCATTCCAAGCTCGTCCGTAATCCTTCGAATTGTGGAAGCGAGTTTTTCGGTCGTAAGTCTGTTCGGACCCGTCCCGGAAGTCACCATACAAAAACGGTAGGCTCCATTCTTTTTAGCCTGAACCGCGTCTTCGTAAATTTCAGCCTCGGACTTCATAGGATATTCCTTGATTCCCGAATTTGCATTTTTCCTTTGAGCGCAATAGCCGCAATCTTCCGGACAATAACCATTTTTGATATTATCCAAAATATGAATTCTGACCTTATTGTAGAAGTATCGATTTCTTTCCTGAAACGCCTTGTCCAAACAAGCAGTCAATGGAACGGAACCGTTTAAAATTTCCAAGCCCTCTTGTTTGGTGATTACGCTTGAAATTTCGGAAAATATTTTTTCGGCTGTTTTAAGTGTTGCGGACATCTTTCCAGTCAGATTCAAGAGAAGGAGTTCTCTTGAAAAGTCTAATTCCCAAAGTAAATTTCCGAGAATGTTTCCCGGATCGCAGAAAATACTTTTTCCAAGGAAGAATTTTTGATACTATACGGAGGTGTGATATAGATCACATTTCCCAAAGGACGAAGTAACACTCCCTTTTCTAAAAACTTCTTCTTGAGAATTTTATTCCCCGAATAATTGTAACCGCTTTCGTTTCCCACTTCCAATTCCAAAACACCAACCGCTCCCAAAATTCGGCAGTCCCGAATTGCTTTCGGATACTCTTCCGCAATCTTTTTTAAACCGACTCTGAGTTTGGATTCCAGCCTTGCGACTTGACCCAGACAATCTTCCGCAAAAAGAAGTTCTATGGAAGCAAGTGCCGCCGAACAAGCAATCGGATTTCCAGTCATCGTATGCCCGTGATAAAACCCTTTTTCCGGTTCGGGGGTTACGAACGCGGAATGAATTTTATCCGTTGTAAGAGTCGCTGCGATCGCGGCCGCGCCAGCGCTCAATCCCTTTGCCATCGCTACCAAATCGGGTCGGATTTTGGCTCTTTGATAAGCGAATAGAGAACCGGTTCGCCCAAAACCGGTAAAAACCTCGTCCACCAAAAGTAAAGTCCCATATTTTTTGGAGACCTTTTCGAGCCTTTGGAGAACTTCTTCTTTGTAAAAGATCATTCCCCCCGAGCCCAAAATCAAAGGTTCAATCACAATTCCCGCAACGGACTTCGGGTTCCTTTGAAAAAACTCTTCGATTGGGTCCACACATTCTACGTTGCAAGAATCGGGCTTTTTTTTCATCGGACAAAAACTACAATTCGGAGTTAAAAATTCTTCCGTCGGAAACATCAGCCCTTGAAAAACCCGATTGAACACCGAATTTCCGCCTACGCTCATAGCTCCTATCGTATCTCCGTGATAGGAAGTATTAAACTTTATGAATGTTCTACGATCCGTTTCTCCCGTATTCTGAAAATATTGATATGCAAGTTTTATCATGATCTCGACGGCTGTGGAACCGTTGTCCGAGTAAAGAACCCTATGAAACAAACCATCCGTAATTTTTAAGAGTTTACTCGCGAGTTTTTCAGCCGGGTCGTGCGTAAATCCGGCAAGTAAAACGTGATCGAGTTTATCCAATTGATTTTTAACGGCTTGAATCATTTTAGGATGGTTGTGTCCGTGAATACTGACCCACCAAGAAGAAACCGCGTCTATATAAGAGTTTCCGTTTTCGTCATACAAAAATTCCCCTTTTGCTCTCTCGATCTTTAAGGGAGGATCGGGTTCGAACTGAAGCGTAAACGGATACCAAATCATACAAACATTTTCTTTATTATTTCGCACTGATCGAATCGGGAAAGGCATTCGATTTGAAAACGTTCCCGGCTCATTTTCTCTTTTGAATTTAGAAAGAAATTTCCAAGCAAAGGCACTCCGCTCCATTCCGTAATCGTTCGAATATTATCTTCCGTGGTTTTATCAGGAACACCTATGAAATAAATTCCTTTTAGATCAATCTTTCGATTTTGCACAGCTTCGATTGAAAGAAGGGTTTGATTGATCGCACCCAAAGAAACAGGAGCCACTAAAATAAGAGGAATATCGGATTGTCGGATCAATTCCAGGGTAAGAATTTTTCGAGTTAACGGAACGAGCAGACCACCAGCTCCTTCCACGATGATTTTTTCGTCTCGAATGCTGTAGAGATGTCTGGAAAGTTCATCCGAATCGATCTCAATCCCTTCCAATTCGGAAGCATAATGGGGAGATCCAGCAAAAGACAAGGAATAATAGTTTTTGAGAAAATAACTTTCGTGAAGACCCGTAAGATTCATCAAAGCGACCCGATCGCTATCATGTCCGGTTTGAACAGGTTTGAAATACTTGAGCCCTAAGGACTTTCCGTATTTTCCCAAGATGAGAGAACTAAAGAGAGTTTTACCTATATCCGTTCCAGTAGCTCCGATAAATACTGCCATCAGAACTCCGGCAAAAGAGAAATCAATTTTTCTAATACAGATTCCGTCGTATCGGAATGAATACTGATTCGAAGTCTGGGAACACTCACGGTCGGAGGACGAATCGCTTTAACATAAAGTCCGTTGTTTTTACAAATTTCTGCGGAATCCAAAACGGTTCTTTCGGAAGGAAATAGAATGGGAACAATCTGAGATTCTGAAGTCGTCTTCGGATAATTTTTCACCTCAAGAGAAATACGAAAGCGATCCGCGCGTTTTAAAAGATCCTCTCTTTCCTTCTTCATGGACCGCACGATTGAAATGGAAGTCGGAACCGCATGTGCGATCGCAGGCATAGGCGCCGTAGAATAAATAAAGGTCCGCATCTTATTGATCAGAAACTCTTTTCCGATCCGGGAAGTTCCAATCCAAGCACCTTCCAAACCCAAAGACTTCCCGCCCGTATAAGTAATAAAATCCACCTCTTCCATTCTTTCGGGACCTAAAACCTGAGCCACTCTACCTTCTCCACTTTGCCCAAAAACTCCGATTCCGTGAGCATCATCCAAAATCAAAACCGCGTCATATTTATTTTTGAGATAAAGAAGATCCAAAATCGGCGCGAAATCTCCATCCATACTGAAAACGCTTTCGGATATGATAATCTTTTCCTTTTTTTTGGATTTCCGGAGAAGCTCTTCGAGATGATTTAAGTTTAGATGTTTATAATATGTTTTTTCTGCGCCCGAAAGACGAATCCCGTCCAAAATCGAAGCGTGATTGAGTCGATCCGTGAAAATCTCCGACTTCGCATTCGCGATACAAGAAATCAACCCTAGATTGGCGGCATAACCATTGGCAACCCACAGAGAAGCTTCCGTTCCAACCCATTCGGAGCAAGTTTGTTCCGCAATTTCAAAGGAATTTCTATGTCCACAGACCAATCTGGAAGCGCCGGAACCGGCCCCGTAAAGATCCAAACCTTCTTTCAGACTTTCGACAAGCTTAGGGTGGCGGGTAAGACCAAGATAATCGTTAGAGGATAAATCAACCCCAAAAGGAACTTCCAGGGATCGAAAAAGAAAATTCTCTTTCAGAGATTTCAAAACAAAAGAGGTTTTCTGAAGAAACGTAGACGGATTCAGGTTCAAAAAACCTCTCTTTTGAATTCTATAACATTTCCTTCACTTCATTTCTTTCCGAAATGAGTTCATCGTGAGTGATTTTGAATTTTTCCTTCGCAAAATCGTTGAATGAAAGGCCCTGGACGATTTCCACTTTTTTTCCGTCCGACTTCAAAGGAAATCCGAAGATCAATCCTTTTTCAGTTCCGTAAGATCCGTCGGAAGCGATAGCCGCCGAAAAGGCGTCTCCGGAGACGGTCGGAGTGATAATTGCACGAACGGTATCCACAACCCCGTTTGCCGCACTTGCCGCTGAGGACGCCCCTCTCGCTTTGATAATCTCAGCTCCCCTTTGTTGAACATTTTTAATGAAATCACCCTTTAACCATTCATGATCGGAAATTACGTCAGTGACCGGTTTACCGGAAATTTTTGCATTGTAGAAATCAGGATATTGGGTAGAAGAATGGTTTCCCCAAATTCCCAAATGGGTTACCTCTTTTACCGAGACGCCCGCTTTGGAAGCAAGCTGCGACTTCGCTCTGTTTTCATCCAGTTTAGTCATTGCGAACCAACGATCCGCTGGTATTCCTTTTGCGTTGTTCATTGCGATCAGACAATTCGTATTACAAGGGTTACCAACCACGAGAACTCTTACATCGGAGGCAGCGTTCTTTTCGATCGCCTTTCCCTGATTTACGAAAATTCCTCCGTTAATTTTGAGAAGATCCGCTCTTTCCATTCCCGCCTTTCTAGGAACGGAACCGACTAACAACGCCCAATTGATATCCTTAAAAGCAGTATCCAAATCGGAAGAAACGGTTACTTTTTGCAGAAGAGGAAATGCGCAGTCTTCCAGTTCCATAATCACACCTTTTGCCGCGGGTAGCACCGCTTCTAACTCAAGCATTTGAATTTCCACCGCAGTATCGGTGCCGAACATCTGTCCGGAAGCGATTCTAAAAAGAAGCGAATATCCAATTTGTCCCGCAGCGCCTGTAATAGCGACCTTCACCGTCTTACCCATATTTTGACTAGCTCCTATTTTCCAATTTTAATTTTTAAGTTCCTGATCGATCACTTTCGTAAACGCTTCCATCGGTTGCGCGCCTTCTATCATAATTCCATTGATAAAAAAAGCGGGAGTTCCACTGACACCGTATTTTTCACCTTCGGCTATATCAGCCTCCACTTCTTTACGAACCGAGGCATCGTTCACACATTGGCTGAACGTTTTCATATCGAGACCCAAGCCTCTTGCCAAATCCAAAACTCGTTCTCTCGAAAGGTTTCCGGAGTTATCAAAAAGCACTTTGAAAAATTCCCAGTATTTGCCCTGAGATGTGGAACAATTTGCGGCGATATGCGCAAACATTGCGTTTGGGTGAAAAGAAAGCGGATAATCTCTAAATACCCAACGAATCTGATCCTTGTATTTTGCCCTTAACTGAGCGTTCACATCCTGACTTCTTTTGCAAAAAGGACATTCAAAATCGGAAAACTCGATGACGGTAACTTTTGCGTTTTCCGGTCCGATGGAAGGGTTGTTACCCGCAACAATCGTATCGTCTCTGAGAGGAGGCAACTCTTTGACTTTTACGGAAATATTGTATTGATTTCGGAGTTCAGAAAAAAGAGAATTTCTCGCTTCTTCCTTCTTTTGGGAAATAAGATGATTTTCAATTTCGGTTTTAACCTGATCGAAAGACTTGCCTTGAAGCGCTGGAGAATTTTTATATTGCTCATAGATAGCGCGCATTTCCTCGACGCTCGGAGGTTGGATCGAAGGTTCTAAAAGATCTTTTTCGGAAACTTTTCGCTCTTTTGCGGCGAGTGAAACTACCTTTTTGCTCGCAAATTCGGAAAGTACACGGTAAAGACGATCGTTCGTTTCCGCATAAAACTTACGAGCGACTCGAGGATTGTCTTTTTCGACATCTTTGATGGTATAATTTTTACCGTTAATTTGAACGAATCCATCCGAAGAAAAATAAGCAACAAGCGGAAAAATTGTAAGCAGGATGTAGATAAAAAAAACGGCTGAGAGAATGAGAATAGGCCTGAATTCTCTTGCTTTTAATTTTTCGATTATGTCTTGCATGGAACCATTCCCCTCCAAAGGTTGAGAAACAGCGACTTAGTTTCCCTTACTGCCAATTTAGAAATTCGAGGCAGAGTGGCAAACGATAAATTCAGACTCTTTTTTTCACTCTTCTCTGAAATTTTTCTTTCTCTTTGGGCTTTGAGATTCCGATGGAAAATAATTCTAAAGAAATAAAAAATCCGAAAAAAAGCTAAAGTGAATCCTCTATTACCGATAGTTTTAGTAGAGAGATTTTCGGATCAATCCGGATTTCAAGGAGGTTCGGGTTTATGAATGTAACAGGAATTTCAATCCAATCTTTTTCGTTTTCCTGGCCCCAGTTTAGCAAAGAAGTGGAACCGGAAATACAAACCCAAGAAAAGGACGCAAAAATTCCAGAATCGATTCCGCGGGCAAAACCCAAATCGACAGTGAATGAAATCAAACCGGAAGAGCTTGTCATGAAACCTTCCCCCGTATCCTTTGAAGAAAGAATGAATCAGGTAATCAGTCCCGAACAGATGAAAGACCTTCTTTCCATGATGGTACGTTCCAGAATGAGTGAAAATCCGACCGACCACAAAATCGACGTAAAAAGATAGAGAAGAAAATTTGTTTTTTATTCCCGGTCTCATCTACACAGTCGGTTTAGACGTTTTTTTGATCTCCATGGGTTTGATCGCGTTTACCGGTCTCGCCTTTCTATTTTTCAAGGAAATCATCTATCCCGCGATAAAAAAAGAAAGCGCCGGAGTCGGGAGTCCTCCCGAAGAAGGAGATAGATTTTTACTAGTAGTTTCCGAAAGTCAGAGGAACGTTCGATTCAGCATTGGTCAAACGTCCGGAAACATTCGAACCTACTGCAATGCGATCTCCGACAATCATCTTGTATTTAATCTAAAAAAAGCGAAAGATTCGGAAGATTATGAAATTCAAATATTACGGAATTCTTTCGTATTGTTCAAACCTCCTGGAATGCCTACGTTCTCCAAAATGGAATCCGCGGAAAAACTGGATAGTTACGAAGTGATCGGTAAAAACGCGGACTTTCGAATTTCAGACAAGGTGGTCAAAGAAAGAATGATCCAATATTTCGAAATCAGTCTTTCCTCTGAATTTTTTATCAATAATTTCGGAAAAGAAAGAATGCGATTCATTTTCACGATCACAAAAATACATCCCGGTCTCAATCGAAGAACTCCGGTTAAAAAAGGGTTATATGGATTTGGGAAAGAAGAAAAGGAAGAACCGGAGGAATAGATTGATTTTAGTGCGTATCACTTTATAAAATTTGAATATTTTTCCAGGATTCTAAAATTCCGTCCTCCTCCACTTTTAAGGAAAGGAGTTGACAATCGAAATGAGTTTTTTGAACGAACTCGGCGACTTTTTCTTTGAGAATCTTTTCTATTCGAACCGCTTTGTTTCTCTCGGAAAACAAAAGAACGGAAGGACCGCTTCCGGAAAGCGAATGTCCGATTAAATTTTTACTTATCTCGGTCAAAAGAGGCTTCAGTTCAAACCCGGAATGTATTCGATACGGAGTATGAATTCGATCTTCCAAAGCGAGTTTCAAAAGAGAAATTTTACCCGAATCTAAAAATTCCATCCATGTAGCGATACGGCTCATATTAAAAATCACATCCTCGGCGGAATAAGAACCGGGAAGAGCTTTTCTAGATTGATGTGTGGACGTTTCCAAATTCGGTACGATCAAAAAACAACGTATCTTCTTTGGAAATTTCTTTTTGACATATTCCAAACGGTTTCCATTGAAATAGGCAAATACAAAACCGCCCAAATAAGCAGGGATCGTATTATCCGGATGTCCTTCGATCTGACCGAGATGAAACAGAAACTCGTTTTCTTTAGGGAGAGGAATCCTAGAATAAAAATTCTTATGTGCAAATCTCGCGGCACAAACTCCGGCTACGGCCGCACTCGCACTAGAACCAAGCCCCCCTTTTATCGGAAGTTCTAGATCCATAAGTAGGGAATATGGGAGCGGTTCAATGCCAGGTAAAAATCTTTTAAAATAGGATCGGTACGAAAATAGAACAAGATCCTCATCGGGACCGAAAGGAAGTGTCTCCATCCCTTTTACAGAGGTTTTGAATTCCCTTTCGGGAACGAATTGAAAGTGAAATCGGTTATAGACCCGAAACGCAAGACCAAAAAGATCAAAACCCGGTCCTAAATTGGCCGAGGTTCCCGGAACCCGAATGGAATATTGTCGAATCGAAGACATAAAAAAATGAAGGCAGATCGACAAAACGATCGTAAAAAGCTACGACCACAATTTCTCTACGAATCAAACCGTCATTTGATTTTCGCCTTCCGAAATCCAGATTTTCGAATCGATTCACTTCAAATAACTGTAAAAACGA
The nucleotide sequence above comes from Leptospira weilii. Encoded proteins:
- a CDS encoding malate dehydrogenase; this encodes MGKTVKVAITGAAGQIGYSLLFRIASGQMFGTDTAVEIQMLELEAVLPAAKGVIMELEDCAFPLLQKVTVSSDLDTAFKDINWALLVGSVPRKAGMERADLLKINGGIFVNQGKAIEKNAASDVRVLVVGNPCNTNCLIAMNNAKGIPADRWFAMTKLDENRAKSQLASKAGVSVKEVTHLGIWGNHSSTQYPDFYNAKISGKPVTDVISDHEWLKGDFIKNVQQRGAEIIKARGASSAASAANGVVDTVRAIITPTVSGDAFSAAIASDGSYGTEKGLIFGFPLKSDGKKVEIVQGLSFNDFAKEKFKITHDELISERNEVKEML
- the bioD gene encoding dethiobiotin synthase, whose product is MAVFIGATGTDIGKTLFSSLILGKYGKSLGLKYFKPVQTGHDSDRVALMNLTGLHESYFLKNYYSLSFAGSPHYASELEGIEIDSDELSRHLYSIRDEKIIVEGAGGLLVPLTRKILTLELIRQSDIPLILVAPVSLGAINQTLLSIEAVQNRKIDLKGIYFIGVPDKTTEDNIRTITEWSGVPLLGNFFLNSKEKMSRERFQIECLSRFDQCEIIKKMFV
- the serB gene encoding phosphoserine phosphatase SerB is translated as MLLILTQKPYEIRKELLLGIGSFVSLKSEETFLLSSASVRTRGEWSCIEWKISRNLNLQELIELRAMFAKRNSDLLQVDCLLDSKKKSFFVFDMDSTLIQQEVIDELAKLAGVYEEVASVTKEAMEGNLDFHEALKKRCVYLKGLSSSIFTELYPKLKLNVGVENLLKGLKEKRSKTAVFSGGFTDILEMFQKQYGIDEIRANVLEVQDGQLSGNVIGDIVDKNKKFEYLKMIRDLEGISHSQVVAVGDGANDALMLNEAGIGIGFHAKEGLKRLIANWVDFAPLDVLLFLFS
- a CDS encoding DsbA family protein: MQDIIEKLKAREFRPILILSAVFFIYILLTIFPLVAYFSSDGFVQINGKNYTIKDVEKDNPRVARKFYAETNDRLYRVLSEFASKKVVSLAAKERKVSEKDLLEPSIQPPSVEEMRAIYEQYKNSPALQGKSFDQVKTEIENHLISQKKEEARNSLFSELRNQYNISVKVKELPPLRDDTIVAGNNPSIGPENAKVTVIEFSDFECPFCKRSQDVNAQLRAKYKDQIRWVFRDYPLSFHPNAMFAHIAANCSTSQGKYWEFFKVLFDNSGNLSRERVLDLARGLGLDMKTFSQCVNDASVRKEVEADIAEGEKYGVSGTPAFFINGIMIEGAQPMEAFTKVIDQELKN
- a CDS encoding GDSL-type esterase/lipase family protein codes for the protein MAKRLPILSLLLLFLSCSVLIKKSYTDYTSSNFECWEGIGYRSSEKFEQYRNLWYKMRSIYREENQKIKTANAVFVGNSLIQLFPNEILTKEFPGAVNRGIGGDMTETLLERLEEDVISLNPKAIVLEIGGNDLIQGKCLYLIENNLVRILDKLTGSLPKTKIVILGIPPVRARSLNNISPVVNLAWISIIQSYENVIFLDNWQWFREKDRSVLRQEFWLERDEIHLNENAYKVWVEKLKPILLPYL
- a CDS encoding aminotransferase class I/II-fold pyridoxal phosphate-dependent enzyme, translated to MNLNPSTFLQKTSFVLKSLKENFLFRSLEVPFGVDLSSNDYLGLTRHPKLVESLKEGLDLYGAGSGASRLVCGHRNSFEIAEQTCSEWVGTEASLWVANGYAANLGLISCIANAKSEIFTDRLNHASILDGIRLSGAEKTYYKHLNLNHLEELLRKSKKKEKIIISESVFSMDGDFAPILDLLYLKNKYDAVLILDDAHGIGVFGQSGEGRVAQVLGPERMEEVDFITYTGGKSLGLEGAWIGTSRIGKEFLINKMRTFIYSTAPMPAIAHAVPTSISIVRSMKKEREDLLKRADRFRISLEVKNYPKTTSESQIVPILFPSERTVLDSAEICKNNGLYVKAIRPPTVSVPRLRISIHSDTTESVLEKLISLLPEF
- the bioA gene encoding adenosylmethionine--8-amino-7-oxononanoate transaminase; the protein is MIWYPFTLQFEPDPPLKIERAKGEFLYDENGNSYIDAVSSWWVSIHGHNHPKMIQAVKNQLDKLDHVLLAGFTHDPAEKLASKLLKITDGLFHRVLYSDNGSTAVEIMIKLAYQYFQNTGETDRRTFIKFNTSYHGDTIGAMSVGGNSVFNRVFQGLMFPTEEFLTPNCSFCPMKKKPDSCNVECVDPIEEFFQRNPKSVAGIVIEPLILGSGGMIFYKEEVLQRLEKVSKKYGTLLLVDEVFTGFGRTGSLFAYQRAKIRPDLVAMAKGLSAGAAAIAATLTTDKIHSAFVTPEPEKGFYHGHTMTGNPIACSAALASIELLFAEDCLGQVARLESKLRVGLKKIAEEYPKAIRDCRILGAVGVLELEVGNESGYNYSGNKILKKKFLEKGVLLRPLGNVIYITPPYSIKNSSLEKVFSAIRETFSEIYFGN
- the bioB gene encoding biotin synthase BioB, producing the protein MSATLKTAEKIFSEISSVITKQEGLEILNGSVPLTACLDKAFQERNRYFYNKVRIHILDNIKNGYCPEDCGYCAQRKNANSGIKEYPMKSEAEIYEDAVQAKKNGAYRFCMVTSGTGPNRLTTEKLASTIRRITDELGMKVCLSAGLLDEEKAQVLKSAGLDRYNHNLNTSENHYPEICDTHTYSQRTQTLDFVSKAGIGMCSGVIVGMGESFQDIVDMAFELKSFRVISIPVNFFIPVKGHAIKNPSILTPELCVRILCLFRLVNPDSEIRIAAGREGHLRGLSAMALFAANSLFSSGYLNVKGSEIAETVTMIRDAGFVPELVDGGVLPENSEMEMPYSEKNFPELYKFKKS
- the thrB gene encoding homoserine kinase, with the translated sequence MSSIRQYSIRVPGTSANLGPGFDLFGLAFRVYNRFHFQFVPEREFKTSVKGMETLPFGPDEDLVLFSYRSYFKRFLPGIEPLPYSLLMDLELPIKGGLGSSASAAVAGVCAARFAHKNFYSRIPLPKENEFLFHLGQIEGHPDNTIPAYLGGFVFAYFNGNRLEYVKKKFPKKIRCFLIVPNLETSTHQSRKALPGSYSAEDVIFNMSRIATWMEFLDSGKISLLKLALEDRIHTPYRIHSGFELKPLLTEISKNLIGHSLSGSGPSVLLFSERNKAVRIEKILKEKVAEFVQKTHFDCQLLSLKVEEDGILESWKNIQIL